The proteins below come from a single Antennarius striatus isolate MH-2024 chromosome 18, ASM4005453v1, whole genome shotgun sequence genomic window:
- the LOC137611946 gene encoding ras-related protein Rap-2b-like produces the protein MREYKVVVLGSGGVGKSALTVQFVTGSFIEKYDPTIEDFYRKEIEVDSSPSVLEILDTAGTEQFASMRDLYIKNGQGFILVYSLVNQQSFQDIKPMRDQIIRVKRYERVPMILVGNKVDLEGEREVSSGEGKALAQDWNCPFMETSAKNKGSVDELFAEIVRQMNYSTVPSSGDQCCSCVLL, from the coding sequence ATGAGGGAGTACAAAGTGGTTGTGCTGGGGTCGGGTGGAGTCGGCAAATCCGCTCTGACGGTCCAATTCGTGACGGGTTCCTTCATTGAGAAGTACGACCCCACCATAGAGGATTTCTACAGGAAGGAGATCGAGGTGGACTCGTCCCCGTCGGTGCTGGAGATCCTGGACACGGCCGGCACCGAGCAGTTCGCCTCCATGCGCGACCTGTACATCAAGAACGGACAGGGCTTCATTCTGGTTTACAGCCTGGTCAACCAGCAGAGCTTCCAGGACATCAAGCCGATGAGGGACCAGATCATCCGTGTGAAGAGATACGAGAGGGTTCCCATGATCCTGGTGGGGAACAAGGTGGACctggagggggagagagaggtgtCATCCGGGGAAGGCAAAGCGTTGGCCCAGGACTGGAACTGCCCGTTTATGGAAACCTCAGCCAAAAATAAAGGATCGGTGGATGAACTGTTTGCAGAAATAGTCAGACAGATGAATTATTCAACCGTTCCCAGCAGTGGAGACCAGTGCTGTTCATGTGTCCtgctgtaa